A stretch of DNA from Enoplosus armatus isolate fEnoArm2 chromosome 15, fEnoArm2.hap1, whole genome shotgun sequence:
TCCGGAGACATGACTCCCTCCACAGTTCACCATAGGGGTGAGATGGAAGATGTTGCCTTTACAAGTGCTCCAGAAAGTGTGGTTCCTGTCAACGGGTCCAGAGTGCAGTcagctgacagccaatcagacacGGATCCCTCTGAGGATGTCCTGATCCCTGGTGTGTCGCCACAACCTGTTCTGCTTGAAGACCCACTTGTACTCAATACGCCACGGATCTCCATACCGAAGAAACACGAGGGTGTGTTCAAGCGCAACAAATGGCCCCAGCGTGCAAAATTCCCAATTGTGAGTGGAATCTTAATAGTCTTTGATAAAAGTGGCGATATTAACAGTTAGGTAAATAAAAGACTTATGTTGACTGAGCAGGCACTTGTTAGCTATagtttgtcttttctgtgacagttttgtctgttgtttgttttcctctttggcAGGATAGTGTGATTTATCTCAAAAAGTGGTTCCTGAGGAAGAATCATGACGGCCTGTTTGTTGATGGGATTCACAGGTAAGTGTTTCTTGAGACATCATGATCTATGAAAATGTGAACATGAAGAAGAACACTGATTCAATGTAATCAAAGCTTATTGTAAGTGATTTTCAGATTGTTCACTCAGTTACTGTCCAATGAGACGGACATGTTCCTGCTTTGGATTCCAGATATCCGTGTGGTCTAATAGGAACACTGGGATTTGTTTTACTCATTTCCACCCAGGGAGGACAACATACCATGGAACAGTAACATCATCGTGGACAGGGTTTCTACCTCTGCAGTGAAGACTGTCTCCGGCAGGGTTTACATTTTGGTTGGCAAGATGAACTTTGATGTTGACTCCGGTAAGCCAGATTCTGGATGGGTAGATATTTTCCActgagaaaatgtttcacttatgcagaaagaaattaaaagcaCAAGTTGTAAACTTGCATAAAGACTTCTGCAAATTTAAATATTGCATGGATTAATATGCCTCTTCTTTTATCTCTCACTTTTtgcctgcagtgtttcccaaGTGGCTTTTGAAGAAGTTTGTTAACGGCTTTCCTCCAAACTGGAAGGCGCTTTATGAGAAGTTCCTGTCAGAGTCAAGAGAGTAAGAATATTTATTTCACTCCTAGGTGACCTGCATGCTCTTAGAGATgaaagattgttttgtttttttctggggaTGTTGAATAATTTAAGTATGAAATTAGAGAATCGAGAGGTTGAAAACCATATTCAcaaattcagtttttaattttgttttgcagcagagaaacagagaggaacagtgagaggagaggtgtCATAGCAAAGACAAAATCTGAGGCATCTTCCATCAACGTGTCTGTGAAGCGGCACAGGCAAAAGCCTTTGAAGACATGTAAGTACAAGAGAAACACTTAAACTAACAGCCTAGCAAATAAATGCTTTTATACATTTAAGGTAAACAGGACCTCATACCCACAAGATCTATTAAATAACAGACTAAATATGCTTGTGGCTTCCTTCCTCCATCAGAGATCTGTAGAAACCACTACTTTTCTCCCAgttcttgttattttgtgtgttctGTTCGGTATATCAATTTGAAATGGACTACAGCAGCAGAtagaatatttatatttacgCATGTATCACGCAGAGCCTCACCCTATGCTAGTGGCTCTGCAAGGCTATACataggcacagtggtgctttgagttaaatgctaatgcCAGTATGCTAACACAGCTCATACTGACACTGCTAACAAGCCGGAGCTGATGATGGCACTATATataaagtcaggggatcagcaAAGTTATTAGGACAGatcaacattgccatccatcCTGAGAGCCGCTAGCACGGCTACAAATTTAACCTCAGTAATGTGTTTCAGATCAGGATTTTCATCattacattgacatttttaatcTGTTATAGTGCATTGATTCACTCATGTATTCGGATCCATGGCAGCTGTTATCACGTACATTTCATCCTCTACTCTTCTCCAGCTGATACCTGTCCTCCTGCCTCCTCGTCTTCTACAAAAGTGTCTCGAAGTGGTCGCGTGATCAAGCCTCCTCTGGAGTACTGGAAAGGAGGGAGAGTCATTCTGGATGCACACATGAACGTTACCATCCATGAATGTTATGATACGTCCATCTGCCAGCCGGTAAGCACCTGAAGTTGAGCTCAGATGAGTTACATAAtaatcctttttcttttttccgtGAGGGCCAGTTGTTTTGACTGTGTGGAAACAACTGATATTTCAGATCAACGTGATGATATTTAAACTCTATATGTCACAGGAGGTCACTACAACAGTGTCTGCCAGGTCGTCACAGAAACCTGCCCTTGTGTTCCTGCCCTGCAGTGAAGGTAAAGAGAACTGAGGAGCTGTAGTGTTGTGAGATGAGTTATGAGTTGCATGGAGACAAACTGTCCTCTGTGTTTCCAGGCCGTAAGCAGTGTGAATCGGCCAGTGACGAAGAGGCATCAGTACCACTGAGGAGGGTCAAGGCTCCACTCCGCACACGCAACAGAGCCAAGAGTAACCCAGAAGAGAAGACCTCTTATTCATCCAAACCTCCTGTGGAGACACTTAGCAGCCCTGAAGTGTGGTCTGGCAGAACGAGAAGGACCCACCAAAGGTGTTCAGCTACAGAGAGGACGTTGAATGTGGACGCTCTCCCTCAAAAGCAAAGTGACCCTGAAAAGTCTTCAATACGGAGGtcaaaaagacagacacatgaCACCACAAGGCCTTCAGTGGGAGCCTCGGGGAGCAGACGGGCTGTCCCAGCATCCCCAGACTCTCCCACTGTCAATGATAACACGTCACAGCATCAGTCATCAGAGGATGAGTTATGCATAAGGAGAAAGAAGCGGGGGAAAGAAGGGCACAGGAAGAGAGGCGGGAAGGTTCTTAACAAGTTGCGGGCGAGCCATGTGTTTCCAGAGTCCCCTGAGGAGAGCGGGCCAGAACTGAGGAAGAGAACCAGAGGGACGAAAAACAGTgatgctgcacaaacacaaataaaacataaaccaAGCAAATGCACCAAGCCATCACCACCCACAAAGCCTTTGCCTAAATCGACACACTCCAGCAAGAGACACAAGGCACACAAAGTCAACACACAAGAGCAAGATGAAGACGAGTGGTCCGAGGCAGAGCTTATGAAGCTACAAGAGTAAGTTTTGTATAtagacagaatgagagagatgCATTTTGCAGAATCCAGTAACATACGTCTgtatcatctgtgtgtgtgtgtgtgtgtgtgtgtgtgtgtgtgtgtgtgtgtttttgtgttttccagggCTATGTCCTACTATCCTAAGCACATGGCAGGTTATTGGACAAAGGTGGCGAGGATGGTTGGAACACGCTCTGCAGAAGAGTGCCACAACCAGGACTCATCCCAGGGAAACTCCCAGACTCCCGCCAAGACAGCCAAGAAACCCAGAAAGGAAAAGGTGGAAGCACCAAAAAACCCAGGTAGAGAGAGGCCTTAGTTTGGGATGTAGATTGTGCCGCCGTATAAGCAAATTCGGTAAAGAgaactccaccaatttagcattgcgGACATTGTCTTCTTTATTTCgcgcattcttcttccttgtcaaatcctggcgcctacattacccacaatgcaacttggcCACCGACAGTTCAGTCGGAGATCCAGGTGTATTATGCTAgcagcggctaatgtagcctcagGCAGAaatgaggagcaggctacagaggGCTGGTAAGATCACTTCAACTCCACACCCACAGATTTGACTCAGGTGACATCACTTAAGGCAGTTGATCAGCTGTCTCTTTAGCCACAGAAGGCTTTATGTAACTTTTATTGCATGTGCAGTCGTACgccccaagacctgtaaacagactgtGATGGGTACAATTGGTGGAGTTCATATTAATGAAAGGTTTTGGTCCATACATGTGATATTGAGAAGAAACtcagattaattaataaatatatcagCGGGGTGGACGAAATAGCAGGAACACCTTACAATTTAGTGCTATTCAATATAAGTCAGTCTGAAGACGCACTTTAGAGtgaaattattgtttttctggTATTATTACTGTGGTGCtaatgtattgtattgcattgcattatattgaaCATGTTTTGCTGTAATGCATTTGCCTCCTATTGACTGGTTATTACATACTTcagggctgcaaccaacaattattttgttatttgcccgatttaattgattaattgtttggtctatgaaTTGTCAGTAAACAaaattcaccttttttttccccgatCACCATTTACAAAAGCCTAAAGGTGATgtcctcaaatgtcttgttttgtcccacaAAGTCTAAAaaccaaatatattcagtttactatcacataagaactaaagaaagaaagacactttTTAAGTTGGAACCATTTATACTTATGATTAACTAACGATTTACTGATGATAAATAATTGTATATAGAGAGAAGGTGTGAAATTGTCTGAGTAATCTAATctgaaatgatcaaaacatttttgcataAGAGAGGTTAACTGCAGAGGTTTGATGAGCTATAATCTGACTAGTTTCAGATCATCCTGTGATTTCTGCCCGACTGGGAACCTTAAAGAGAAAGCAGCAGGTGCGTCAGTTCCTAGAGGCCATGCCCAGAGAAGATGTGGAGGACGTTTTCAGCTCTGCGTACATGCAGAATAAACGCTTTGAggtttgtttcttcctgttaaATTAAGAGGTTTTATGAGTCTCTGTCAAGTGATCTATTCAAGGTGAGTGATAACTGTTCCCCTTGTGTCTATCTTGATGGATAGATCCCCTCCATGTGTCCAAGTGATGACCATGACTTCACATTGTCGGACCAGGAGCCCCTGACCCCCATGTCGACAGGTTTCCCCGAAGTTAAGACCCCTCAGTGTCTGCATATCACTCCTGGCATGATGGGCTCCCCAAACAGGTGagtgattcaattcaattttcagttcagttttatttatataccaccaaatcaaaacaaaagcctttacatatagagcaggtctagactgtactcttcatAATATCATTACGGAGACCCAACAGTACAATAACTTAATTTAActctttcttcatttcaaaGGAACAACGGTGACAAGTACGTCTATCAGCTTCAGAAGAGGATGAAAAAAAGTCAGTTTAATGTCTGCAAACAGGCTTCTCCTTCAAAGGTAATCATTCAAATGAGatagtctgtctctcttgttaTCTTGAAGCACATGGattcttttttgattttggaAAAGAACAATttcctgctttgtttctttcagaGTTACACACCCACGCCATCAGTTAAACGAACAATGAGAAGATGTGCTAACACAGGTAGGTTGTGTTGTGTAGTAGAGGGGagggacaaaataacagaaacactttacaataagtttaatgtttgtattttattgacCGTTGTAAAACAATTTAACTTGATGTTCATTATTATGGCTGTAGTAGATTTTCACACTTCAAAAGCTGAAATTGAAAGCAGTTGTTGCGACATTTCTTTTGTAGTCGTCTTGTTACTTAACACAatccatttctttccttttcctctagAAAATGATACGTTCGTTGTTTGGGAGATGTTCCCAGGACACGATGGAGCGctgtctgacagcagagaggaggaaaaggattTTTACTTCTCGGACACTGACTGATTGAAGCTGAAACGTTGTATCGTTTGTAGGCAGTTGTATGTATCAAAaaaattttaaaatcaaatgattCACATGAATTAAAATCAATGTGGAGGGATGTGACTTTTTCCTTGtttaacaataaaacagttGCAGTTTTGCTCCCATGTCTTTCACATGTAAGAgagatgttttttaaatctgtgaaCTCTCATCAGTGTGAAACAAACACGGTGTAATTGTAATTGATTGAGACATAACCTACAATGGACTGTACgaacacattttggttttgaGGCCATGTGGCCTGTTGTAAAGTTAAGTTTAATGGTTGGAGATTGTTTTACAATTTTAATATGCGACATTCTGTCAAAAACAGACTTGTGCTGCTGTCTTCCACTATGTCCCTGTAAATATAGTTTTTGTTTAAAGTCCTAGTGCCAAGAGTCGGTTGTAATTATCCTTTTAATAAACATTCTTTAATTCTTAGTTAtggtttatttgtgtatattatatatttagaGAGAACAGTTATCTATGGAAGTGGTTCCCAAACCCCTCAAAATAATATCTACATATGACCTAATCACAGGTTACGGTACTGCAGACATGTTGTGAGAAACTCAACCAAAGAgggattttttcttttgaaggatttttagagTCCTGAAGAGCTTAAAGTTTTCAGTAAAAATTAGAGAAGCAAGGAAAATACAAGTTTGTgtaacaaatatttgttttcttttcccaccCCTTTAATCACGTTGAGACAGATTTATCTTTGGGGACCTGActcccaggttgggaaccacagaTCAGACTCTAACGATATTGGAGACCCAGGATTTAATTTGCCTCGACCTTCTTAACCTTAAAGTTTTATGGTTGTATATAAGCAGTTTCCCCATATTCTCTCTCACTGTTGGGGTGTGTGACCTCAGGTAGACTAGAGTTAGTTCTCCCCTGATTTGGAAAagattctttttctgtcttttttcagtCCTTGTGTATCAGCACCCCCACAAAGGGTCGCTCAGAGGTCACTAGATGATTAAGAAGATATATCTGCTACACCAAatcatatttaatttttttactttcctgtAAATTGCTTTTTGAATTACtagttttactttaaataattattcagtaaaacaaagggggaaaaaagtcacTCTTTGGTTCAACTTGTGTCAACCAGTGCACAAATGCCACCTGTGAGGAAGGGTCTCAAACAGACATCGCATCGTTTTAAGGGGTCACGAGCTAAAAAGGTTGGGATCCGCTGCCTTAAAGTATCATGTCCTGGATTTGACATACAGCACGAGGCACGGATCATCTTTCCCATAGATccaaagaggacagagaggggacGGCTGCTACTGACGTTACGttacatataaatatgaaaCGTGTCCGGAGTTAAATGAAATTACTgcaccagcatttaaaaaaaaactgaataacaCAATCACGTGAAACTGTGTCACGTGACCGCTGCGTCTATAACAGCCTGTCTCGCAGACACAACAGCTGAGCTGAGACAACTGGACCAGCCGAGGACACGATGAACACATTGTGAGTGCTTTGAATAAGTTCATAGTATATTTTTTTGTGAAGGTGACTGGAAAGAAACGAGCCACTCGTTTTAACGTGACTTGTAACGTGGCGCACCTTGTATATGTGCAGTTTTTACCGTTTGTGTTGACCTAGATCGCCGCCAGCTAACAAAGCAGGTTTACATGTTCTCATCACGTCAAGGCTGCTGTAAATAACAACGTGTCTTTATGTTATAAATGTAGAGTTAGCGAGCtgctttatatgtgtgtatctgcgtGTTGACCTACTGAGCTAAGTCACATTgagactttgttttgttgtaaccCCGAGATAACTCGCTGAAGTGAGGACGTGTTTTCAATATTTCCCGGCTACATTCGTGTGTGTATGAACCTCTGCTCGCTTGTGTACATTTCTTTCtataatattttgtttcttattCCTCCAGTCTGACCTTCTCCGCCCCCTTGTTCTTCAGCTCGTTGGTCTGGAGTGGATATCTGGAATATGACCAAGATGTCTTGTGAGCAAATCCACTTTCCATTTCGTTTACCTCTGAGTCATTTACGAAATCATGTTTGTGTGCCTCCCTGTTGAAACCCCCTTTTATACCTTTTGAAAGTCAAGCCTTAATGACTTTGTTTCATAGATACAGTCGAGTAGACAGCCCACATGTGCAGTGAAGACCTATAAAAgtgtaatatataaatattcttGGGTAAAGAGTGTGTGTAATGAGTCTGGAAAACTGTCCAGTGATTACTGTCAACTATTCTCACTGTTTTGAAGGAACTAATACTTTGGTGAcggttttggtcttttggaC
This window harbors:
- the mis18bp1 gene encoding mis18-binding protein 1, with protein sequence MASFHHFLQHTKPRFESPAKVFAKLKSKVQREEMCAQEGTFTVNGPLCSVRDKHGSGFKSPRKRAESTWMTDEVKENQRVGSYRNEAQALTLSPISSPQKTFGYSYSDISSRFVEEMPPLTDTGRGCSPRKRAFLESTAVSRPFSLVNRTQILTEPPRIGDLDGFKVTSRTPVKIQPVEEDCLRGVFEEECAPLNKLMSPAYVFSPMKKRLRKRKWELHENKVSSSTKEVSNEVRKTSSAFSEDDTHNNTRMEDVGGLRGFPADRSEMNQFTHEPTFPPSRSTLTKRCYVNVERNPLMSPAKMFAYMKERESKTEQQEVHKVSSSTRDLFDRGHFHQSGDMTPSTVHHRGEMEDVAFTSAPESVVPVNGSRVQSADSQSDTDPSEDVLIPGVSPQPVLLEDPLVLNTPRISIPKKHEGVFKRNKWPQRAKFPIDSVIYLKKWFLRKNHDGLFVDGIHREDNIPWNSNIIVDRVSTSAVKTVSGRVYILVGKMNFDVDSVFPKWLLKKFVNGFPPNWKALYEKFLSESRDRETERNSERRGVIAKTKSEASSINVSVKRHRQKPLKTSDTCPPASSSSTKVSRSGRVIKPPLEYWKGGRVILDAHMNVTIHECYDTSICQPEVTTTVSARSSQKPALVFLPCSEGRKQCESASDEEASVPLRRVKAPLRTRNRAKSNPEEKTSYSSKPPVETLSSPEVWSGRTRRTHQRCSATERTLNVDALPQKQSDPEKSSIRRSKRQTHDTTRPSVGASGSRRAVPASPDSPTVNDNTSQHQSSEDELCIRRKKRGKEGHRKRGGKVLNKLRASHVFPESPEESGPELRKRTRGTKNSDAAQTQIKHKPSKCTKPSPPTKPLPKSTHSSKRHKAHKVNTQEQDEDEWSEAELMKLQEAMSYYPKHMAGYWTKVARMVGTRSAEECHNQDSSQGNSQTPAKTAKKPRKEKVEAPKNPVSDHPVISARLGTLKRKQQVRQFLEAMPREDVEDVFSSAYMQNKRFEIPSMCPSDDHDFTLSDQEPLTPMSTGFPEVKTPQCLHITPGMMGSPNRNNGDKYVYQLQKRMKKSQFNVCKQASPSKSYTPTPSVKRTMRRCANTENDTFVVWEMFPGHDGALSDSREEEKDFYFSDTD